AGAAATGGACGGAGCAGCGCCCAGAGCACACCGATCGCGGTTTGCTTGTAGCGTACGGAAATATCCCGCCAGGCAAGAATGTAGAACAGTTCCCGGTAGCGCCAGAGATCACCCCAATAGTTTTTCTCCGTGCGTCCAGGCTCGATCAACAGTTCGTGAGCCTTGCGGAATTTGGGCATGCTGCCGCCCGTGGTCGCGACCAACTGGTTCGGATTCACATCTGTAGTAATATGTCTCTTGTATCCCGTGGGTGGTTTGGCCCGCGGAACATTCATCGGGTGGATTCGTCCGGAAGGACGAGCCCACTATCCCTAAAGGCGCCGGCGGCCGGTAATGGCCTTGGTCCGAATATCAGACGAGATAAACTCACGGCAAGTGACGCAATTCAAATGGCGGTGACGGCATCTTTCCGATCATTGCAGGATCGACACACAACACACCGCCCGGCGGCACTTAACAGGCGTTCTTGTGTTTCAAGAACGTCAGCAACATCGTCTGCAGGTCAAGGAGCAAATTCCAGTGCTCGACGTAGTAAAGGTCATGGCTGAGCCGGTCAAACAGGTTGGTATCGCCGCGCAAGCCGTTCACTTGCGCCCACCCGGTAATGCCGGGTTTGACGGTATGGCGCGCATTGTAATGCGGGATCGCGTGCTTGAAATCCCGAATCAGTTCGGGCCGTTCGGGCCGCGGCCCGACCAGGCTCATATCGCCGATGAGGACGTTCCAGAATTGCGGCACCTCGTCAATGTTCCACTTCCGGATGAACCGGCCGATTCGAAGCCGGCGCGGGTCGTCCTTGGTGGACCAGCCGATTTTCCCGTCCTTCTCGGCATCCAGCCGCATGCTTCGAAGTTTCAACATCTGGAACGTCCGCCCGTTCCTGCCGAGGCGCCGCTGGCGGTACAGGATCGGCCCCGGCGATTCGACATAGATCAGGATGCCGAACATCACGATGAACGGTGCGGACAGCAGCAGGCCGACGGCGCCTCCGACGATATCGATCAGGCGTTTAATCAGCTTGTTGAACAGACGATCAAGGGGCAGGCGGGATACTCCCAGGATCGGAACTCCGCTGATCGTCTCTACGTGAAGTCCGGAGACCAGGATGCTGAAATAGGAGGGGACGACCTTGAACTGGACCAGTTCCTTTTCGCACAGAGCGGCCAGAGCGTCGCAATGCTTAACCGGCACATTCGCGTCGGCCAGCAGGACGATATCGACCGCGAGGGTCTCGACGAGTTCCCGGATGTCGTGGTAGGGCCCCGTTTGCAGGCTTTCGTTGGACGGTTCATCGTTGACGTCCCCCGCCGGGGTTGGTACCCAGCCGACCACGGTATAAGGATGCGATGGGTCGCGCTCGATGACGTCCTTGAACCGCTGAGCGTACGGGTTCCGGCCGACCAGGAGGATTCTCTGCCGAAGTTTCTCGGCCACCGCGTCGTTTCGCAGCCAGCAATAGAACAATTGCCGCCAGGCGTAAAGGCCGACCATCGCCGTGGACGTGGCCACCGCCACATAAACCCGGGAGAGAGGGGGTTGA
This region of Verrucomicrobiota bacterium genomic DNA includes:
- a CDS encoding sugar transferase — encoded protein: MQSTYQDRLKREGTLTQATVSRTDLGLTEECRQFPDRIALICLAGDAVVILVCLLAAYWLRFRSSLRGFGVEPPSGLMLSDYARYIVFGSASLLAVLAQKQMYEARWLLHRRSRLWDVISTCMLWGAAFLGFSLLFKFQPPLSRVYVAVATSTAMVGLYAWRQLFYCWLRNDAVAEKLRQRILLVGRNPYAQRFKDVIERDPSHPYTVVGWVPTPAGDVNDEPSNESLQTGPYHDIRELVETLAVDIVLLADANVPVKHCDALAALCEKELVQFKVVPSYFSILVSGLHVETISGVPILGVSRLPLDRLFNKLIKRLIDIVGGAVGLLLSAPFIVMFGILIYVESPGPILYRQRRLGRNGRTFQMLKLRSMRLDAEKDGKIGWSTKDDPRRLRIGRFIRKWNIDEVPQFWNVLIGDMSLVGPRPERPELIRDFKHAIPHYNARHTVKPGITGWAQVNGLRGDTNLFDRLSHDLYYVEHWNLLLDLQTMLLTFLKHKNAC